A single genomic interval of Rhododendron vialii isolate Sample 1 chromosome 3a, ASM3025357v1 harbors:
- the LOC131319138 gene encoding protein NDH-DEPENDENT CYCLIC ELECTRON FLOW 5, which translates to MVYASIFPSNFIHPSPIKCSKSFASLHPYFPSAQQHTSINTKKRYFPLPGVASIPYPVPAPINVDYLESEFSGHGVTFEDISDSCVVKMGLENGSLATVMLPSGMITSYKASMWHGGLLELLHTSVSEGEDGSDPVIQGGVSLAFKIESDDDGGVSWSPNTWALRDVRGNPDESIQVELVSSNSEGMIEVKHILTLQQDLLSSELVFSNSKSSPLRLLGSIVSHLTVSTPDATYALGLERSNFHSRPPFLSNFSIIPPESGRTKDFDLWNPFTVEELLSTWGAGKQNNAVDMKSREREEDPEGEEDDNNKQLTEKMSRVYTSAPREFIILDRGRRNSVVVQREGFNELYMFSPGSAHEWYGKYAYICVGQSALLEPIILGPKSVWRGTQHLHNPNL; encoded by the exons ATGGTTTACGCTTCCATCTTCCCTTCCAACTTCATTCATCCTTCCCCAATAAAATGCAGTAAGAGTTTCGCATCTCTACACCCTTATTTTCCTTCAGCGCAACAACACACCAGCATCAATACCAAAAAGAGATATTTTCCATTGCCAGGAGTGGCTTCAATTCCGTATCCTGTCCCCGCGCCCATCAACGTGGACTACTTGGAGAGTGAGTTCAGCGGCCATGGAGTCACGTTTGAGGATATTAGCGACAGCTGTGTTGTCAAGATGGGATTGGAAAACGGAAGTCTTGCCACCGTGATGCTTCCAAGTGGCATGATCACATCATACAAGGCGTCCATGTGGCATGGGGGCCTGCTCGAGCTTCTTCACACTTCTGTTTCTGAAGGTGAGGATGGTAGCGATCCAGTGATTCAAGGTGGGGTGTCCTTAGCCTTCAAAATTGAAAGTGATGACGATGGTGGAGTTTCTTGGTCCCCGAATACTTGGGCACTTCGGGATGTTAGAGGGAATCCTGACGAATCCATTCAG GTAGAACTGGTTAGCAGTAATTCGGAGGGCATGATTGAAGTTAAACACATTTTGACTCTCCAACAAGATCTCTTAAGCTCAGAGCTTGTGTTCTCTAACTCGAAATCTTCACCCCTTCGCCTGTTGGGTTCCATCGTAAGTCATTTGACAGTGAGCACACCAGATGCAACTTATGCACTGGGATTGGAAAGATCAAATTTCCACAGCAGACCGCCCTTTTTGTCAAATTTCAGCATTATTCCTCCAGAATCTGGCCGGACGAAGGATTTCGATTTGTGGAATCCTTTTACGGTCGAGGAACTTTTGTCCACTTGGGGTGCAGGGAAGCAGAACAATGCCGTTGATATGAAAAGCagggaaagagaagaagatcCAGAGGGCGAAGAGGATGACAACAATAAGCAATTGACCGAAAAAATGAGCAGAGTTTACACCAGTGCGCCTCGGGAGTTCATAATCCTTGACAGG GGTAGAAGAAACTCAGTTGTGGTACAAAGAGAAGGGTTCAATGAATTGTACATGTTCAGTCCTGGCTCAGCTCATGAATGGTACGGCAAATATGCCTACATATGTGTTGGACAATCAGCCCTGCTCGAGCCTATAATCCTGGGTCCTAAAAGTGTATGGAGAGGTACACAACATTTGCACAATCCGAATCTCTAA